In Paenibacillus guangzhouensis, a single window of DNA contains:
- a CDS encoding GDP-mannose 4,6-dehydratase: MRIIVTGANGFVGKHLIHALVKRQHEVVAGTRRTEVSFHTPIPHCYMNLLEPDTIAEALRKFKPEAIIHLAGQTLVASSWNDPAHTVQTNVMGVIHLLQAVRQTVPRAKIVTVGSSEEYGRISEQGVPLTEDSPCLPQNPYAVSKYTAGQLALQIAKQGHLRLVHARPFNHFGPEQQTGFVVSDFISQVVEMEQGRISPIVTVGDITVQRDFLYIDDIISAYVGLIEEEVPNGIYNIASGMARRIEDILLFLSSQSMVKFEVMQDPSKYRISNVPFFVGSAEKLRTVTNWTPRTPFYHGLQQTLNWWREKSREGKK; encoded by the coding sequence ATGAGAATCATCGTTACCGGCGCAAATGGGTTTGTTGGCAAGCATTTAATACATGCATTAGTGAAACGTCAACATGAGGTTGTGGCGGGTACGCGTCGAACCGAAGTATCGTTCCATACGCCTATCCCTCATTGTTACATGAATTTACTCGAGCCGGACACGATCGCAGAAGCCCTAAGGAAATTCAAACCGGAAGCCATCATTCATCTTGCAGGTCAGACGCTTGTCGCCTCGTCTTGGAACGATCCGGCCCATACGGTTCAGACGAATGTCATGGGTGTGATTCATTTGCTTCAAGCCGTAAGGCAAACGGTACCGAGGGCCAAAATAGTAACGGTTGGTTCAAGTGAAGAATACGGGCGAATCAGCGAGCAGGGCGTTCCTTTAACAGAGGATTCGCCTTGTTTGCCGCAAAATCCTTATGCCGTCAGCAAATATACAGCCGGACAACTTGCACTCCAAATCGCCAAGCAAGGACATCTAAGGTTAGTCCATGCGCGGCCATTTAATCATTTTGGTCCAGAACAACAGACGGGATTCGTCGTTAGCGATTTTATATCGCAAGTCGTAGAAATGGAGCAAGGCAGGATTTCGCCCATTGTTACCGTAGGCGATATAACCGTGCAGAGAGATTTTCTGTATATCGATGATATTATTAGCGCGTATGTCGGCTTGATCGAGGAAGAAGTGCCGAATGGTATATATAACATCGCCTCAGGCATGGCTCGGAGAATCGAAGATATATTGTTATTCCTGTCATCGCAGTCAATGGTTAAGTTCGAAGTCATGCAGGATCCGAGCAAGTATCGAATTTCGAATGTGCCGTTTTTCGTGGGGTCGGCAGAGAAGTTACGAACCGTAACGAATTGGACACCTCGAACGCCGTTCTATCACGGTCTGCAGCAAACCTTGAACTGGTGGCGAGAGAAGTCACGCGAAGGAAAGAAGTGA
- a CDS encoding class I SAM-dependent methyltransferase, whose product MGIMGHPFEDAFIFQNQVLPYNQIPKYDAAGITIYNFAERAVEIPLALHFLSEHGTGKRILEVGNVLRHYASMLQRLPGLGPLDTIDKFEAYPGVMNIDIMDMNTKYDVIISISTVEHVGQNAYGEHEVGDREAPLRAIVQIYNLLEPGGKAFLTVPFGKLMDIGWLIQFSSEYLDLLVLKYGIPLQAIQTRFLKKLDTEATIEGPRQLWVQCEHGELAHTLFHHPFAFAGGIAVIELSKIGSDIETSERLSTPLHYHTPVKIGDLYFSGMTRPKGQDRDGWMTCLSSGYVFYGPYVTLEPQAYSLEMDIEMRGQGLFTLEITSNSGSKRLWSQGSICQSSSIVHIFHVTEIENHVEVRLHKHGLSACQVRVPKLLLRAIGQ is encoded by the coding sequence ATGGGGATTATGGGTCATCCGTTCGAGGATGCATTTATTTTTCAGAATCAAGTCTTGCCATATAATCAAATTCCAAAATATGATGCCGCAGGAATAACAATCTATAACTTTGCTGAACGAGCGGTCGAAATACCTTTAGCCCTTCATTTTTTATCTGAGCATGGGACCGGCAAGCGAATTCTTGAAGTTGGCAACGTATTAAGACATTATGCAAGTATGCTTCAGCGATTACCTGGACTGGGTCCACTGGATACGATTGATAAGTTCGAGGCTTATCCCGGCGTCATGAATATCGATATTATGGATATGAATACCAAATATGATGTCATTATCTCGATATCCACGGTAGAGCATGTCGGTCAGAATGCTTATGGGGAACATGAGGTTGGTGACCGAGAAGCGCCGCTGAGAGCGATCGTACAGATTTATAATTTGCTGGAGCCTGGGGGAAAAGCCTTCTTGACTGTCCCGTTCGGCAAGCTGATGGACATAGGCTGGCTTATCCAGTTTAGTTCCGAGTACTTAGATTTACTCGTCCTCAAATACGGAATCCCGCTTCAAGCAATTCAAACGCGATTTCTGAAAAAACTCGACACAGAAGCAACGATTGAGGGGCCACGGCAGCTATGGGTGCAATGCGAACACGGCGAATTGGCACATACATTATTTCATCATCCGTTTGCGTTTGCCGGGGGAATTGCGGTCATCGAATTAAGTAAAATCGGTAGTGATATTGAGACGTCTGAGCGGTTAAGCACACCGCTGCATTACCACACGCCGGTTAAAATTGGAGATCTCTATTTCTCAGGTATGACAAGACCTAAAGGACAAGATCGGGACGGTTGGATGACATGCCTCTCAAGCGGTTATGTCTTCTATGGTCCTTATGTTACTTTGGAACCGCAAGCGTATTCGCTTGAAATGGATATAGAGATGCGTGGCCAGGGACTATTCACGCTTGAAATTACTTCGAATTCCGGTTCCAAACGTTTATGGTCTCAAGGGAGCATATGCCAATCAAGCAGCATTGTTCATATCTTCCATGTGACGGAGATCGAAAATCATGTCGAGGTACGTCTACACAAGCATGGGCTTAGCGCCTGTCAAGTTCGCGTTCCCAAACTATTGTTAAGAGCGATCGGGCAGTAA